The region aataataaaactctaATTTTTTGCATATatcttttcaaatattaataatttattttacgtcacaattatttattatgtttaacaaataaaacaaatatgtaaagaaatgtattatattttaacctcATTCTATTATACAATGTGGGATGGAAATAAATAAGGTTTCACTCCATTGAATCAAACATAAAAGATAAACATGGGAACAATAAAAAGGACaagaataacataaaaaaacatgtttacaAGTATCTTTGATTTTTACAAGGACATGGAGTCGATCATATTGTTGGTGTATACGTTAACggaattcaaaataaacaaattatttgaagaTTTTTCCTTGGTTGAACTTTCTTCCATCTTTGTCTGTGCCAGTCCATGAGAAGTATTGGGcaactaattttttagtttcttcagaCTTTGGATCAAGTTTTTTCCAGTCATAAACTTCATAGTCTACTTGCCAGTCAGGGCTcaactgtataaaaataaagtgtgTTACTACAATGttaatgtaaaacaaaaataaacacttaCAGTGAAGGCGAGATCTTGGCCCCTCCAGAACCAGATACCAGAGATGGTGCTGTTATTATCTTCACCAAACAGACAGACGGAAGCGAAAGCTTGTTTGCGCATTTTATCCAAACGTTGGAACATACCAGTGATCAGGTTACAGCTCATGAACACCTTAGAAAGTTCTTCTGGGTATTTGTATTCTCCATACCAAATGGAGTAGTGTTCAGGATCAAACTTTTCCCAGAAGTAGGGGATGGATTTGGCTTCATCCTCGTTGGAGTAGAAACGTTTGAAGTCGTCGACGTTGAAGGTACCCTTTGGCATAGCGTCGAATGGATCCTTGCTCTTGGGTTCGGCGGCTAGAGCAGCATCAGCGGCATCGAGTTCTTCAGCTGGTTCTTTTTCCTTCTTAGGTTGTTCTTTTTtaggttgttgttgttgctttTGCTGTTTCTTCTCCTCCTTCTTCTTATTTTTGtctgtaaatgtttaattgttataaattcaaattgtgacattttttattgtatccaGGTAAACAAAATTCAGTAGTTACAGTTCAACTACATGAATCAATCTACCatactacaaaattaaaaataaaattgaaacaagttTACTTTAAAAGATTAtagcacaaaatatatttactatttcattcttttttataatatatatatatatatatatatatatatatatatatataaatatagaatagaataataatCCAAATACACAAGTcactactaaaaaatatttactctaatccatttaacatttaacaatttaactgtaaaatataaCTAAGATAGAAACGTCGACATCTACTcgcaataattttacttactcCGACGTTTACTGTTATTTTTCTCGCCTGAATTAGCAATCGCAGGCGCATTGCTAATAACGAGAGCAGCTTGCAAACGAACAAAATATGTTTAgcttaatgaaataataaaaatgcaattaaataaCTGTACTTACTGTCTTGTGCGGCACCGGCGACGGCTGGTTTACTGCAAAGTTCGACTTGTCCTACCACAGCTTTGAATTGAGGTTGGTTAATCAGGGTGTTGAACCACCTATAAtagagattatttaattaaatatattttaaaatatttattgtaaattaaatagttgaaaGTGACCAGGAgcttaaatattgataataccTGTTAACATTGGCAAATTGCTTCCTGTAGTCAGGGTCGAGGACGTATTTGTAGGCTTGGAGGAGGTTGCAAGCTACAGCAATGTCAGCAAGAGTAATGCGCTCACCAACCAAGTAAGTGCGAGTAAGAAGGTGGCTGTTCAAAACACTCAGGGCAGCTTTTAAATCATCTTTTGCCCTTTGGAAGGcctgcaaataaaaataactacattaccatcaataattttaaattttactacatAAAATAGTATCACCTTATCATTTATCTTgctaatcaatattatttaaatgtgagaaaatgatcaaataatctgtgtaaaaatttaaaattcatcataCTAACTGAAATTATGCAGTGTTcaacaaatttgttaaaatttttaaggaatAATCCAATTGGAATACAAGTTTAACTTTGGTAAAACCTCATACCTCATTGGAGCTGGGTGAATTTTGGAGGATTCCCAAAATGGGGAATACCCAAGCACAGGCTGGTGGTAAAATCTGTCCCTCAGCAAAACCAATCCATTGGAGGATCTGGGCCTTGTCAAATTCAGATTTGCCTCTGAGTTGTTCATTGGCAACATAGTAAGCAATTGCGTTACCATCTTCCAAGTATTTGCCATCAGATGTTTCGAAGGCAGGTACCTAAAAAtgtcacaattttaaatatgtaacctGCAAATGACAGCttgatatttacaaaacaaatattttgcaaaATACTTGAACTTACTTTTCCTGAAGGGAACTTCTTTAAAAAGTCCTTGGTCTTGTTAGTTTCGCCAAATACGAAATTCGGTGCCACTTTGACATTTGCTTTCGCATATTGGGCAGCAATCAGTGCTTTTGCCGCACGGAAATTATCGGGATAAGTGTATAAAGTCTGTAACaaataccaaataaaattagaattatgaaCTCAAGGAACTTccgttttatgtaatttatgatTCGATGGCTGTTATAAGTTCAGATAAtcgaaaatttaaagtttacttACACCAGCAGCCATTCTTTCCACACTGCTTAAAAGGAAAAGAACTAGATTTGATGAATCATATGGGATATATAGATTTTTGTGTTGGCACTACTGAATAAtagttcaaaatttaacaatttttttctgttttacataaaaaattatcaattaaagtcATACAAATTGCTGATtcgaaaagataaataaacgaaaaagAGTCATTTTTGACATTAATGCTAAACAAATTggatttaatatacaaacaatGTTACCATACAAATAAAACGTCATATCCCGGCGAAAAGTGCAACTTGGACCAACCTGACAAAATCAAAATAGTTTTGTCACATGAGTGACATGACAGTTtagatatttcttaaaataaaatttaagatgagTGAAACTGCTACAAAAAACGGTACAAACAAAGATAATGCTGTTACACCCGCGGGCGACCAAAATCCGGGAGGGAATCAGGCTAATGTaatcttatgaaatatttattttgcttatagactaatttttgtgatttttcaggGAAACCCACCACCCAGACAACCTACAGGATTAGAATCTTTCTTTGCTATTGCCAAAAGCCTTATTTTAAGAGCTTTGATTGTCTATTTCATAACATCATTCTTTCGGAAACCTCCTGCACAACCAGTTAATGACTCTGGGGTAGCAATACCATCAAAAACAGCATTAAATCTCTTTAAAGAAGGCACACCACTGGCCCTCCATGTGTATTTATCAGAGAGTGAGATTTTAGAAGATCTtagttacaataatttattttggttcAAAAATGGCTTGACTTATGGTGACTGGAACTCTGGGCCTTATATGGATGGTTCATATTCAATAGAAAAGCCAGTGCCAATTAGTGACAATATCAGAAATAATGGTTCACTCtatatccatgcatttattacCAGAGATGGTGAAAGCCCTAATCCAAAAGCACCTAATTATTCCAAAGACAGTTTTTCTTCTGTGTTTAAGCAACTAAATAagtaagttttgaaattattattaataaaattataattatagatgTAACAGTGCTTCAGTtagttcatt is a window of Aethina tumida isolate Nest 87 chromosome 7, icAetTumi1.1, whole genome shotgun sequence DNA encoding:
- the LOC109599185 gene encoding elongation factor 1-gamma, translating into MAAGTLYTYPDNFRAAKALIAAQYAKANVKVAPNFVFGETNKTKDFLKKFPSGKVPAFETSDGKYLEDGNAIAYYVANEQLRGKSEFDKAQILQWIGFAEGQILPPACAWVFPILGILQNSPSSNEAFQRAKDDLKAALSVLNSHLLTRTYLVGERITLADIAVACNLLQAYKYVLDPDYRKQFANVNRWFNTLINQPQFKAVVGQVELCSKPAVAGAAQDNKNKKKEEKKQQKQQQQPKKEQPKKEKEPAEELDAADAALAAEPKSKDPFDAMPKGTFNVDDFKRFYSNEDEAKSIPYFWEKFDPEHYSIWYGEYKYPEELSKVFMSCNLITGMFQRLDKMRKQAFASVCLFGEDNNSTISGIWFWRGQDLAFTLSPDWQVDYEVYDWKKLDPKSEETKKLVAQYFSWTGTDKDGRKFNQGKIFK